In Oncorhynchus masou masou isolate Uvic2021 chromosome 31, UVic_Omas_1.1, whole genome shotgun sequence, the sequence GTCAGCTCACCGCATCCAGGCTGGTTTGTCTACACGGGAACGAGAAGGTGAAGCCCAGAGGCAGGCGGGTGTTCTTCATGCCCATGTAGTCCAGGAAGTCAGATATGCACTGGACAATGTGGTCAAAGAGCTAGAGCGGGGGAAATGGAGGGTATGTTTCAACAAGCACATGTAACATTTACTTACGTTACATAGGTAACAAAGGTTGGCTGTTAGAATGTGCTTAATGCGTGTTCTATTGTTTCTATGGGAATATAATAGAAGCTGTTGCATTTTACCTTTTCTAATATGTGAGAAAATGTTTATTGTATTGGTACAGAATGAGATAAGTCCATACTCTATTGAAACTCCAAAACTAACTCACCTCCTCTCCGGTCCCCTGCATCACCTCCATAGGAATGGCATATATTTTGTTATGCATCTCTACTGTCCGTCGTTTGCCACTGCGGATCTTTACTAACAGCACTCTAAAGTTTGTCCCTCCTAAATCCAAAGCCAAGAAATCACCCTTTTCTGGAAAACACAACATAAGAACACTATCTTTAATTAAACTAAATATTATTGGATTTTCCATTTCATTTATGAGGCGATTAGAAAACAGAAGTGATTATAAATGGTTCATAAAAGCTTATGACAAGTCTTACAATGCATTGTACTTGTTCACTTTATGTGAAGTGTTACCACTGTCATAGGCAATTGAAATTAGGGCTCAGACAAGCAGTGTGTTATCAGAGTTTAATCTCTCATTAGAATTGGATTGACTTACATCAAGGTGTGGGAGTGCTGTGCAATAATTGTGCTAGTCTTAGAAACACATTGACCTTAATCAGGGCACTGCAAGAGGGGCTGAGCCAATAAAATGCACAATGTAATGTCCTTACATGGAAAGAGGCCATCATTATACAGCAGTGTGGCAAAGAATTAAGGATCTGTCAACCTGTTGATGTGGTTTTATACTGCTTGGGGATCTGTCAACCTGTTGATGTGGTTCTATACAGCAGGGGGATCTGTCAACCTGTTGATGTGGTTTTATACTGCAGGGGGATCTGTCAACCTGTTGATGTGGTTTTATACTGCATTAAGGATCTGTCAACCTGTTGATGTGGTTTTATACTGCATGGGGATCTGTCAACCTGTTGATGTAGTTTTATACTGCATGGGGATCTGTCAACCTGTTGATGTAGTTTTATACTGCATGGGGATCTGTCAACCTGTTGATGTAGTTTTATACTGCATGGGATCTGTCAACCTGTTGATGTGGTTTTATACTGCATGGGAATCTGTCAACCTGTTGATGTGGTTTTATACTGCATTAAGGATCTGTCAACCTGTTGATGTGGTTTTATACTGCATTAAGGATCTGTCAACCTGTTGATGTGGTTTTATACTGCATGGGGATCTGTCAACCTGTTGATGTGGTTTTATACAGCATGGGGGATCTGTCAACCTGTTGATGTGGTTTTATACTGCATGGGGATCTGTCAACCTGTTGATGTGGTTTTATACTGCATGGGGATCTGTCAACCTGTTGATGTGGTTTTATACAGCAGGGGGATCTGTCAACCTGTTGATGTGGTTTTATACTGCATGGGGATCTGTCAACCTGTTGATGTGGTTTTATACAGCAGGGGGATCTGTCAACCTGTTGATGTGGTTTTATACTGCATGGGGATCTGTCAACCTGTTGATGTGGTTTTATACAGCAGGGGGATCTGTCAACCTGTTGATGTGGTTTTATACTGCATGGGGATCTGTCAACCTGTTGATGTGGTTTTATACTGCATGGGGATCTGTCAACCTGTTGATGTGGTTTTATACTGCATGGGGATCTGTCAACCTGTTGATGTGGTTTTATACAGCAGGGGGATCTGTCAACCTGTTGATGTGGTTTTATACAGCATTAAGGATCTGTCAACCTGTTGATGTGGTTTTATACTGCATTAAGGATCTGTCAACCTGTTGATGTGGTTTTATACTGCATGGGGATCTGTCAACCTGTTTATGTGGTTTTATACTGCAAGGGGATCTGTCAACCTGTTGATGTGGTTTTATACTGCATGGGGATCTGTCAACCTGTTGATGTGGTTTTATACAGCAGGGGGATCTGTCAACCTGTTGATGTGGTTTTATACTGCATTAAGGATCTGTCAACCTGTTGATGTGGTTTTATACTGCATGGGGATCTGTCAACCTGTTGATGTGGTTTTATACTGCATGGGGATCTGTCAACCTGTTGATGTGGTTTTATACTGCATTAAGGATCTGTCAACCTGTTGATGTGGTTTTATACAGCAGGGGGATCTGTCAACCTGTTGATGTGGTTTTATACTGCATGGGGATCTGTCAACCTGTTGATGTGGTTTTATACTGCATGGGGATCTGTCAACCTGTTGATGTGGTTTTATACTGCAGGGGGATCTGTCAACCTGTTGATGTGGTTTTATACAGCAGGCAGACCAGAGGAAGTGTGAAATCCCATTGAGTTATAACGCATGCCAAATGTAATTCATCTCTAAATGTTTTGTCACAGAGCTAAACCACTGTGTTCAACAGGTAGATACACAGCCCGGCTAACTAGTTTCAATCCCAGTTGAACTTTTCTTACCTGATCCATCCGGTGTGCTGCGTACATATGTGGGCCACATCTTGACGGTGGCGCTGTCATGGGTCTTTTTCCCCAGGCCATTCTGgatctctgttctcatcctcttcTTTACCTCCAGCAGCTGGTCTTTGGTCAGTCTGAACTCATCCAAGGTCTCTGTGATCTGACGACGTTGGTCAGCCAGCCGGTAGGCCACGGCGGTCACCATGGCAGCGCCCTTGGAGCTGCCACTCTCTGAGAGCAGGAAGCGGACATCTGACTCGGGAACTAGGCGGCGGACGGTTTTGTGGAGACGCCGGGCATATCTGAGGAGATGGGCAGGGAGATTCTTAGTCAGACCAAAATCCTGACCTTAGACTCTCACGTGTAACTCAACCTTTCATGCAACACAACAACTCAGACTTTTTTCCCTAGTACTTAAAATATAACGTTGATATCTGTATCAGTGTCTCTTTTTTCAAAGTTCATTATAGTATACCCCTAAACCATGACAGAATCACATATCTTCAAATCAAGATACACAATTAAGATTCACAATAAGAGCTATATAACGTTGATATCTGTATCAGTGTCTCTTTTTTCAAAGTTCATTATAGTATACCCCTAAACCATGACAGAATCACATATCTTCAAATCAAGATACACAATTAAGATTCACAATAAGAGCTATATAACGTTGATATCTGTATCAGTGTCTCTTTTTTCAAAGTTCATTATAGTATACCCCTAAACCATGACAGAATCACATATCTTCAAATCAAGATACACAATTAAGATTCACAATAAGAGCTAGGTACATTATGCCTTGTATCCAGGGGGCCCTCTAGTGGTATAGGCTAATCACTGTATCCACAGGGCCCTCTAGTGGCACATGCTAATCACTGTATTCAGGGGGCCCTCAAGCGGTATAGGCTAAACACTGCATCCAGGGGGCCCTCAAGCGGTATAGGCTAAACACTGCATCCAGGGGGCCCTCAAACGGTATAGGCTAAACACTGCATCCAGGGGGCCCTCAAGCGGTATAGGCTAAACACGGCATCCAGGGGGCCCTCAAGCGGTATAGGCTAAACACTGCATCCAGGGGGCCCTCAAGCGGTATAGGCTAAACACTGCATCCAGGGGGCCCTCAAGCGGTATAGGCTAAACACTGCATCCAGTGGGCCCTCAAGCGGTATAGGCTAAACACTGCATCCAGGGGGCCCTCAAGCGGTATAGGCTAATCACTGTATCTACGGTGCCCTCTTCTGGTATAGACTACTCACTGCGGGTGCATCTTGTAGAGAGAGCCGTCGATGCCCACAGTAGTGCGAAGACGAGGATTccctttgttgtcctttagcctGGAGAGGATGCCACCCAGAGTGGCAGCAATGAGGTTGGCTGATCTGTGGGAGACTATGGTGCATACGTGCTGCACGGCGATGCAGTCATCTGCAGATGGTTCTACACCTAGGCGACCTAGGATCTCCTTGGCTTTGGTAAGGCCTTCTTTACTCCTGGACAATGACAGGTACCGAGAAGGGATGAGCTCAGTGGTGGTAAATAACATTAAAggtgtacagtagtagtgtgcAGTCTTAAAACATGATACAAGTCGTCTGGACCCGAAGGAAAATAAAACTGATTGACACCTACTTTTCAATGGCAGAAACATGTTTTGTTTCAAATGTCCCTTTGGTAAGAAGTTCAGGGGTTATCCGACCCTCAAACAAAAATTCTTCTTTGGCCATCTTGACCAGGATGAGTCGCACAAGTTCGCCCATGTACATCCCACTGACCATCTTCTCGAACCTGGAGAGaaaaatatacaatacattactaAGCACTGAGAGAAAAGGTAACACGTaagacaacaactactaccaaaACACTAGACTGATCTTTTCAAGTCTTCAAGTCACTCGGTAAGATCTACTTTATAGTTTAATAATAACAGCAGACATACAGCTGCTTTCCTGGATTCAGAGATCCCCGGTCAATCTCTCTGTCAAACTCTGTGCGAATGTCCTCCAGCATCCCATTGTCCCCGAAGGCTCCCCACTCTGTGTTGATGCACATCCTGCCCTCGTCTCCCTCCACCAGGTCAATGTGCCTCAGCTCCTCCATGTAACAAGCATTAGTACCTGTGCCTGAGATGACATACCGAAGCAATGGTGAGGAAGAATCTGCCTTCAACTATTTGCAACACTGATACACaatgttacaacactgtacacagccaataatataacatttgaaatatcTCTATTATTTTAAAACTTTTGTAATGTTAActgattgtttatttcccttGTGTTTGTTGCCTattccatttgctttggcaatgtaaacacacgtttcccatgccaataaagcctttcAATTGAAAGACTGTTGGGTAGCTAGAGGTAAAGACTCATAATACTGACAATGAATGCCAGGCTGACCTATGACAACCCCCACTTCACAAAGCTGGTCGTCATAGCCACAGGTCATCATGGTTCCCACTGTGTCATTAACAACAGCCAGGACATCCACTTCAATTCCCTATAAACGGTGTTGGCTGAATGTTTTAAAATTCTGTTGTATATCCAGAAATGAAGGAGAATGAGAAAACACCAAGAGACAACATATTAGTAGCGAGAGTACTATACAGTGTAGCTTTGTATATTCATGATGCTCCATTCTTGTGCGTTTTATTTTATTACTTGTGTTACtctattttttttaatgaaaaataataataatttaaacctTTAAAAAACTTTTTTAAGCGGAATATTTATATTTTAAGCAAGCCTTTCACGGTAAAggctacacccgttgtattcggcgcttgtgacaaataacatttgatttaagaGTGTAACTAATGAGCTTCAGCCCGGCTTGAACAAAACTGGAGTAAAAGGATGATAAGAAGGGAAACATTGAAATCCAACAGCGCTGTATCTGTCTGTTGGGAGGTAAGTGGATGTCCTACCTATGATGATACCAACTTCACACCGCTGGTCATCAAAGCCACAGGTCATCATGGTTCCAACTGTGTCATTGACCACTGCCATGATGTCTGCGTCATAGTCCTGGAACAAAAGCACAGGGTTACAGTTATACAACCGTGGTGCAACAGATTTCTTTCTAATCATTGCTTATGACTGAACGTCATTGTCATTGCATCAGGCAAGGATGCTTGAAAACATCAAACCGACCCCACGCTTTTTGATGGCCTTGTTCAGAAGTGCCACAACGTCCATTCCCTCAACTCCACTGGCTTTAAAGCGTTTAGTCCAATTGAGCAAAAAACTCTGCAATAGACAAACAGGAAGTTAGGCTAAAGATGAATGAGCTATAATATATGAACAGTCTTTGAAACTGATACTCTTAGGTGTACTGTCCTATTGGTGTGttcatttttaatcccagccccctgtccctgcaggaggccttttgccttttggtaggccgtcattgttcttaactgacttgccaagttaagtaaaggttaaataaaaataaatacatcattCTCTCACCTCATTCAGTTTGGTTTGTGCACAGGGAAATGAAAAGGTGAAGCCAACTGGAAGCTTCTTGTCCTTGATATTCTGCTTCTCCATGAAGTCGCCCAGGCACTCTGCGACATGGTCAAACAGCTGCAAAAGGAAAACAATTCAGTGAGGGATATTTATCTCGAAAGCAATGTATGGACAAGGAGAGACTGCAATACACACTTTGGTTGTGTTTCCCTTGCCACTAGGCTTTTAGGCTTTCACTGACACACTGAAAATTATTAAAATCATTGAATTATGAAGTAAGCTTTAAAcagcattttttgttgttgtgcgaACCCGTTACACCTTATTGTTAATTTTAATCCTGCCCACAGCACCCAAGTAATCATTTTGTGATGCCTATGGTCAACTTGGTTTGACATTCAATATCTCTATGGGGCTAGTTAGGGACAATCATTAAATTACATATTGTACATGGGACAATATTTTTAAATGTCAATAGCTTCAAATGTCAATGACTTAAAAACCTTAAACCaactataaattgtagaaattcaaatattgaaagcatttaatgagaCAACTAGAAGGTGTGCAACCTGAAATGATTGTCTCATTTACATTGTGCAATTTATTGACGGTCCCAAACTATCTCCAGGGATAGGCTATCCACAGTCAAACTAATTTTCAAACCCCGGCCGGCTGAAGCTAATTGGCAACATAATTGGGCTAACTCTTCCCACCTGCGAACACACACAAGAGACACcgacatcaaaccacaccccgaaatcaccgctgtgaaatatattttcaataacaaaAATTTTcccagctgtttgaagctggtgtacaaaaccgaaagtaaaagacgcaaaaacaaaacttaagaactaagcatagaaatagcacacacagAACCTATCTATAGCcgcttagacttgctttcaatgcaAATGACATATCTATAACATATTTCTGTGTGAATTTGATCGGGTTACccaaaaagttgcatattgcagtTTTAAGTCTACTTATCTCAAGTCTGAATCGGGCCCTTAGACATTTGTATATGGTTTGAGTTTGAAAGGTACTCCGTACCTGAGTGCCGCTGCCATGGATGATGTCCTCAGGAGTGTCATAGACCTGGCTCTCCATCTGAACCGTCTGCTTCTTCTCATGGGACACCTTCACTCGCAGGATGCGGAAGGCCGAGCCTCCCAGATCCAGAGCAATGAAGTCCCCCTTCTCTGTAACAAGCAAAAACAATATGGATGTATAACATTCGTCGCACCATCAAATGCCTTTTATTATTATTCTGTGTTCCTCTGTTTTATGTACAGAcggaggatcttaatttgagccagtttgctacagctggaaaataatcctgcagcaacaggaaatgtgaattattgtgtcGATTATAATGAATCATcatttttttgtaggggttgatgcattgcaggaaagttctcctgcaacagggtgtttaaattaagatcctacatctgtactttgTCTTTCTAAGAACACAACCAAATAAATGTTACCCTGGTGGGATAATAAAGTTAATATAATCTAATCTAATGTGGACACAGCAAGAACATATGAGCCACTGGCACATAGTACTGATAGAGGTATGTAGGTTATAAATGTAGTTCTACAGTCACATTCCACAGAGACTGAACTCCTTGTGTTGCCTATGCCTGGGTTTACTATCCTTGTGTTGCCCATGCCTGGGTTTACTATCCTTGTGTTGCCCATGCCTGGGTTGACTATCCTTGTGTTGCCCATGCCTGGGTTGACTATCCGTGTGTTGCCCATGCCTGGGTTTACTATCCTTGTGTTGCCCATGCCTGGGTTGACTATCCTTGTGTTGCCCATGCCTGGGTTGACTATCCTTGTGTTGCACATGCCTGGGTTGACTATCCTTGTGTTGCCCATGCCTGGGTTGACTATCCTTGTGTTGCCCATGCCTGGGTTGACTATCCTTGTGTTGCCCATGCCTGGGTTGACTATCCTTGTGTTGCCCATGCCTGGGTTGACTATCCTTGTGTTGCCCATGCCTGGGTTGACTATCCTTCTGTTGCCCATGCCTGGGTTGACTATCCTTGTGTTGCCCATGCCTGGGTTGACTATCCTTGTGTTGCCCATGCTGGGTTGACTATCCTGGTGTTGCCCATGCTGGGTTGACTATCCTTGTGTTGCCCATGCCTGGGTTGACTATCCCTGTGTTGCCCATGCATGGGTTGACTATCCTTGTGTTGCCCATGCCTGGGTTGACTATCCTTGTGTTGCCCATGTCTGGGTTGACTATCCTTGTGTTGCCGATGCCTGGGTTGACTATCCTTGTGTTGCCGATGCCTGGGTTGACTATCCTGGTGTTGCCCATGCTGGGTTGACTATCCTTGTGTTGCCGATGCCTGGGTTGACTATCCTTGTGTTGCCCATGCCTGGGTTGACTATCCTTGTGTTGCCCATGCCTGGGTTGACTATCCTTGTGTTGCCCATGCCTGGGTTGACTATCCTTCTGTTGCCCATGCCTGGGTTGACTATCCTTGTGTTGCCCATGCCTGGGTTGACTATCCTTGTGTTGCCCATGCTGGGTTGACTATCCTGGTGTTGCCCATGCTGGGTTGACTATCCTTGTGTTGCCCATGCCTGGGTTGACTATCCTTGTGTTGCCCATGCATGGGTTGACTATCCTTGTGTTGCCCATGCCTGGGTTGACTATCCTTGTGTTGCCCATGTCTGGGTTGACTATCCTTGTGTTGCCGATGCCTGGGTTGACTATCCTTGTGTTGCCGATGCCTGGGTTGACTATCCTTGTGTTGCCCATGCCTGGGTTGACTATCCTTGTGTTGCCCATGCCTGGGTTGACTATCCTTGTGTTGCCCATGCCTGGGTTGACTATCCTTGTGTTGCCCATGCCTGGGTTGACTATCCTTGTGTTGCCGATGCCTGGGTTGACTATCCTTGTGTTGCCCATGCCTGGGTTGACTATCCTTGTGTTGCCCATGCCTGGGTTGACTATCCTTGTGTTGCCCATGCCTGGGTTGACTATCCTTGTGTTGCCCATGCCTGGGTTGACTATCCTTGTGTTGCCCATGCCTGGGTTGACTATCCTTCTGTTGCCCATGCCTGAGTTGACTATCCTTGTGTTGCCCATGCCTGGGTTGACTATCATTGTGTTGCCCATGTCTGGGTTGACTATCCTTGTGTTGCCCATGCCTGGGTTGACTATCCTTGTGTTGCCCATGCCTGGGTTGACTATCCTTGTGTTGCCCATGCCTGGGTTGACTATCCTTGTGTTGCCCATGCCTGGGTTGACTATCCTTGTGTTGCCCATGCCTGGGTTGACTATCCTTGTGTTGCCCATGCCTGGGTTGACTATCCTTGTGTTGCCCATGCCTGGGTTGACTATCCTTGTGTTGCCCATGCCTGGGTTGACTATCCTTGTGTTGCTTATGCCTGGGTTGACTATCCTTGTGTTGCCCATGCCTGGGTTGACTATCCTTGTGTTGCCCATGCCTGGGTTGACTATCCTTGTGTTGCCCATGCCTGGGTTGACTATCCTTGCCCATGCCTGGGTTGACTATCCTTGTGTTGCACATGCCTGGGTTGACTATCCTTGTGTTGCCCATGCCTGGGTTGACTATCCTTGTGTTGCCCATGCCTGGGTTGACTATCCTTGTGTTGCCCATGCCTGGGTTGACTATCCTTGTGTTGCCCATGCCTGGGTTTACTATCCTTGTGTTGCACATGCCTGGGTTGACTATCCTTGTGTTGCCCATGCCTGGGTTGACTATCCTTGTGTTGCCCATGCCTGGGTTGACTATCCCTGTGTTGCCCATGCCTGGGTTGACTATCCTTGTGTTGCCCATGCCTGGGTTGACTATCCTTGTGTTGCCCATGTCTGGGTTGACTATCCTTGTGTTGCCCATGCCTGAGTTGACTATCCTTGTGTTGCCCATGCCTGGGTTGACTATCCTTGTGTTGCCCATGCCTGGGTTGACTATCCTTGTGTTGCCCATGCCTGGGTTGACTATCCTTGTGTTGCCCATGTCTGGGTTGACTATCCTTGTGTTGCCTATGCCTGGGTTGACTATCCTTGTGTTCCCCATGCCTGGGTTGACTATCCTTGTGTTGCCCATGTCTGGGTTGACTATCCTTGTGTTGCCCATGCCTGGGTTGACTATCCTTGTGTTGCCCATGCCTGGGTTGACTATCCTTGTGTTGCCCATGCCTGGGTTGACTATCCTTGGCATTGCCATGCAAGAGTATATCAGTTTGGCTAAAGCTCCTGGCAAATCTTGCCAAACCTCCTCTCTCCTGAGAATGAAAGACATTGTCAAACTGTCTTGAGAACAAGTTACAATTAAAGCAGTAGTACTTTATGGGCATGACAACTTCTCCTTTGAAAACCAACAGAActgaaaagtaaaaaaaaaaacaagaggaAATGCAACATTTGAACCCTAAAGGCCTATTGCATATATGATCTCTTACTCCATTCACAAGCTAATACCCTGACAGTGTGATGTATGCCACATTTGCTGTGATTTACTTCAAAGTGATTGTTTGACAGGAAAtgctttttttaatgtatttttttaatttttacatCCAATCCTAAAACACTGAGTGCAGACAGATTAACAACCTAATGCACCCTACTGCTGTCGCCTGACAACAATAAATCATTGCTAGGTTGGCTATCCGCTAGTTTTCACAGTCTGACAAATTGGTCTGCTGATAGGGGAAAGTGAGAAAGCTTCACCGACCACTCGTCTCTGAATTGCGCTTTCCTGATAGCATGTTAATAGATACTTTTTAGCCTACCCGTAGTTGATTCATTAGGTAATGATTGCACTAAACAGTTGCACTAACTTCAGTCAGTGTAGCGTTGCAACATTAGGCTATGTCAAGAGGTAGTCAAACCCATTAGACTTCCTTAACTGCTTGCTTCCTTGTTAATAATTTAACAAATATTTAAAGTGTGAATGACAGCAGAATTCAGCAGCCTGGATGTTACTtattaacacagtaacagtaggaGTCTAAAAGGAGCAActatactgtatttacaataTCCATCTTTATTAGTATCATATTACTTACAAATGAAGACGCTGAAAATCACATGAAAGTATAGATAGCCTAGTGAAAACCATTGTTTGAAATCTAATTCTCCACCCTTCCACAATTCCCTATGGAATAAATCATTGAAGGAAGTACCATGTCACTGACCGTAGGAAACATTTGTGTTGCCGTAGCTGATAGACGTATTTCATATAGttgataacacataacacataTAGTTGATAATGTTGACCATGCTCACACATAGCTCCCCAAGCTAATGCCTATAGGCTTCAGCTCAATGGCTTACCACAATCTTGTGGCACACAGGAGACCCGGGTTCCAACCGCGCCggacacacacataacacagcCTTCCACCGAGTACAGACGGTAGAATCAGACACAGACTGCCTGTAAAAATCTGGAGGTGGAATTATGTGTAATCTATGATGTAATCACAAGCTTTTGATAGGGTGCTGGAGGGCTTGAATATAGAATGCTTACACGCTGCAGCAAAGGCAGATTCTACCATGATTACATGGCAAGCTTGTCGCTGCAGTAGGCCTACAGCAATTCAGACGACAACAGTTCATTCATCATTGAATGAATGCATTGCTTTGCCCACTGGATGCTTCATTTGTCAATTTGAAACAGTTGatgaaaaaatgtatcaaccttcTGCTACTATAGATTAAGACACACCAGTTGTCACCAAATTCTAGCAAAGTTTACAAGTGTTGGACACAATAAGATGCAATTCTTCATGAATCAAACATTATTTCAACTTGCTGTATCAGGAACATCAGATAACCCTTTTCATTAAAATGGTTTGATTTGAATGTTGGCAGATCGAATGTGCTGCCAACTCATATTGACCCGCCCTGAAAGATCATAGGAGAATTGATGAGGTGAGATGTATGAGATTGTGTCCTTTAATATTGGTCAAATTAAATGTAGGTTGTACTCAGGGAATCAGATCCTCAAATGTTTATTGTGACTGTAACTCTAGCCAATGGGAGAAACAACTGAAACAATGCCACTTGACCATCTGGGGTGTAAaatcattccgccgattctgttgcaaagCGTTTCTTAAACGAAAGCAAATGGAATGAAATGGGGAGGGACttatctgaatttgtccaataaaagCTCTAATTTTAACATCTCAGGCTAATGATTTACaccccaggattctttctcaCACCTAGATGTGTAGAGATGTACGATCTTCATTTCagcagtttctcacagcaggaaaataattctgcagcagaggaaatgtgaattattaatggacatttttgtaggggtttatAAATGTTTTGGTTGAGCTAACCTAACATATAAGGCGTAAAAGAAATGCCTAAAAATAGATCCCTTATATACTGGTCTTGacaagaagaagaaaagaagaaaaaaaactgttgggggaggttctcttctgcactgttcaaccaatccagtaaatgtggaggaggaatTAAGATGGAGTGTCGCCTTGTTAACGTCCAAAAGCTGAAAAGATAGACCCTCCTCCACTcaccctcgccttatgccctttGGGGAATCACCGCGGCCATCTTTGTCAttggtccaaatgattagccaagcaagggaagttggCAACATAAACCCCTCAGCCCTCGTTTTTGATCGagtttgcgagtgtacaattatgttcactaCGGGCCTGAAACACCCCATAATTACATTCGTGATGACtgtacatccgctaagaaaaCTTTAATTTAAGAAA encodes:
- the LOC135523434 gene encoding hexokinase-1-like, which codes for MIAAQLLAYFFTELKDDKVKKIDKYLYAMRFSDETLLDIMKRFRMELGNGLGQDTNPTATVKMLPTFVRSIPDGSEKGDFIALDLGGSAFRILRVKVSHEKKQTVQMESQVYDTPEDIIHGSGTQLFDHVAECLGDFMEKQNIKDKKLPVGFTFSFPCAQTKLNESFLLNWTKRFKASGVEGMDVVALLNKAIKKRGDYDADIMAVVNDTVGTMMTCGFDDQRCEVGIIIGTGTNACYMEELRHIDLVEGDEGRMCINTEWGAFGDNGMLEDIRTEFDREIDRGSLNPGKQLFEKMVSGMYMGELVRLILVKMAKEEFLFEGRITPELLTKGTFETKHVSAIEKSKEGLTKAKEILGRLGVEPSADDCIAVQHVCTIVSHRSANLIAATLGGILSRLKDNKGNPRLRTTVGIDGSLYKMHPQYARRLHKTVRRLVPESDVRFLLSESGSSKGAAMVTAVAYRLADQRRQITETLDEFRLTKDQLLEVKKRMRTEIQNGLGKKTHDSATVKMWPTYVRSTPDGSEKGDFLALDLGGTNFRVLLVKIRSGKRRTVEMHNKIYAIPMEVMQGTGEELFDHIVQCISDFLDYMGMKNTRLPLGFTFSFPCRQTSLDAGILVTWTKGFKATDCEGENVVGLLREGIKRREEFDLDVVAVVNDTVGTMMTCAYEEATCEVGLIAGTGSNACYMEEMRNIETVEGDVGRMCVNMEWGAFGDNGCLDDIRTEYDRAVDDLSLNPGKQRYEKMCSGMYLGEIVRNILIDLTKRGFLFRGQISETLKTRGIFETKFLSQIESDRLALLQVRSILQQLGLDSTCDDSIIVKEVCGTVSHRAAQLCGAGMAAVVDKIRENRGLDQMDITVGVDGTLYKLHPHFSGIMNQTVKELAPKCNVNFFLSEDGSGKGAALITAVGCRMREQEEKS